A segment of the Acidobacteriota bacterium genome:
TTGCTCTCGGATTTGGAGACGTCGATGGTCGTTTCCTTCTCGGGATCGAAGACCGTGATGTCCGCTACCGAGCCCGGGGCCAGGGTGCCGCCGGGGATCCCGAGGACTCTCGCCGGGCCGCAGGAGAGCAGATCCACCATGCGGGAGAGGGAGATGACGCCGGCGTGGACCAGGCGGTCCAGGGACAGGGGCAAAGCGGTCTCGAGGCCCAGGATACCGAAGGGCGAGCAGGAGAATTGCACCGCCTTCTCGTCCGGATGGTGGGGCGCGTGGTCGGTGGCGATGACGTCGATGGAGCCGTCGGCGAGGCCTTCCAGGAGCGCCTGGCGATCCGCCTCGGAGCGTAGCGGCGGCTTCATCTTGGTGTTGGCCGAGTAGTTGTACTCCGCCACCGCCTGATCCGTCAGCAGCAAGTGGTGGGGAGTGACCTCACAGCTCACCTTCAGCCCGTCTTCCCGCGCCCGGCGCACCAGGCGCAGGGCGCGGCCGGTGCTCAGATGGGCCACGTGGTAGCGACCACCGCTGTCCTCCGCCAGGATCAGATCCCTGGCCACCACCACGTCCTCGGAGGCGCCGGGGATTCCCGGTAGACCGAGGCGGGTAGACCACTCGCCCTCGTGCATGACCCCGGGACCGGTGAGATCCAGATCCTCGGCGTGCTGGATCACCGGCACGTCGAAGTGGCGGGCGTAGAGCAGGGCGCGACGCATCAACTCGGCGTTCTTCACCGGCAGCCCGTCGTCGGAGACGGCGACGGCGCCGGCGCGCACCATCTCTCCCAGCTCCGAGAGCTCCTCTCCCTTCATCCCCTTGCTGATAGCCCCGATGGGATAGACCCGGGCGAAACCGGAACGCTCCGCCTCCGCCAGGATGTGGCGGGTCACCGAGCTGTTGTCGTTCACCGGGCTGGTGTTGGCCATGCAGGCGACGGCGGTGAAGCCACCGGCGGCGGCGGACCGGGTGCCGGTGAGCAGCGTCTCCTTGTATTCGAAGCCGGGCTCCCGCAGGTGCACGTGCATGTCGATGAGCCCGGGAGCGACCACCAGTTCCGAGGCGTCGAAGACCTCGGCACCCTCCGGCACCTCCAGCGACTCCTCCACTGCCCGCACCACACCGTCTTCCACCAGCAGATCGCGGCGGCCATCCAGCCCCTGACTCGGGTCCACCACCCGGCCACCCTGGAGCACCAATTGGCCGCGGTGCTGCTTTCCGTCTTGGCCCTTGCCTTGGCTCATCCTTCTCCCTCCTGGTCCCGCAGCCCCAAGAGCAGATAGAGCACCGCCATGCGCACCGCCACTCCCGCCTCCACCTGCTGAAGGATTACCGAATAGGGACCGTCGGCCACCTCACTGGCAATTTCCACGCCCCGGTTCATCGGGCCCGGATGCATCACGATGGCGTCGTCGTTGGCCAGGGCCAGGTGCTTGGGCGTCAGGCCGAAGAGGTGGAAGTATTCCTTCACCGACGGCATGCGCATGCGGCTTTGGCGCTCCAGCTGGATGCGCAACATCATCACCACGTCAACGCCGTCGAGGGCCTCGGAGAGGCTGTACACCGGCTGGGCCCCCAGCGCCTCCACCGCCACCGGCATCATGGTGTGGGGACCGGCGACCCGTACTTCAGCGCCCATCTTGGTGAGCAGGAGAATGTTCGAGCGCACTACCCGGCTGTGCTCGATATCGCCGATGATGGCGACCTTGAGCCCTTCCAGCCGGCCCTTGCGCTTGCGGATGGTGTAGGCGTCCAGCAAGGCTTGAGTGGGATGCTCGTGGGCGCCGTCCCCGGCGTTCACCACCCCCGCGGCGATGCGCTCGGCGAGCATGTGGGGAACTCCCGGGTGCATGTGGCGAATCACCACCACGTCCGGCGCCATGGCCTGGAGGTTGAGGGCGGTGTCGATGAGGCTCTCGCCCTTGGACAAGGCCGAGGATGAGGCGGAGAAATTGATCGAGTCGGCGCTCAGTCGCTTCTCGGCGATCTCGAAGCTGGAGCGAGTGCGGGTGGAGGCCTCGAAGAAGAGGTTGATCACCGTCTTGCCGCGCAGCGTCGGCACCTTCTTCACCGGTCGCTGGGAAACCTCGCGAAATCCTTCGGCGGTGTCGAGGATCAGCTGGATCTCCTCCGGCGTCAGGTCGGCGATGCCCAGGAGATCCTTCCTCGACCAGGTCACGCGTCCTCCTTCCGAGTCATCAGCCGTACCTCCTCGGAACCGTCGGTCTCGTCGAAGAGCACTTCCACCACCTCCCGGCGGGCAGTGGGCACGTTGCGGCCGACGATATCCGCCTGTACCGGCAGCTCCCGATGACCGCGGTCGATGAGCACCGCCAGCCGCACCGCCCGGGGCCGGCCATAGTCCAGCAGGGCGTCGATGGCGGCGCGCCCCGTGCGTCCGGTGTAGAGCACGTCGTCGCACAACACCACCAGCTTGCCGGCGATGTCCTCCGGCAGGCGGGTGGCCTTGACCACCGGCTGCGGCGCGATGGTGGAGAGATCGTCGCGGTAGAGGGTGATGTCGAGGACGCCCTGGGGCACCTTCACCCCCTCGAGCTCCTCGATGGCGTCCGCCATACGCTGCGCCAGAGGAACCCCGCGGGTGCGAATCCCCACCAGCATCAGCCCCTCCACCCCATCCATCTCCACCACTTCCCCGGCCATCCGGCGGATGACGCGCTGCATCTGCTGGCGGTCCAGCAGGCTGACTTTCGGTTCGAGATTGGCTTGCAAGGTGGGTTTCCTAGCCGGGAGCGGTGCGGCTCTCCCAGCCGGCGGAATGGTAGATCGGGGGGGCGGGGGCTGTCAACGACGAGCGTCTACCGCCCTGGACACCCGGCGCCGGCTCCTCTAAGATCCAGCGGCACGGCAAAGCCTTCAGAAATCACCCACTACCGACCCCGGACGAATGAGCGCAAAGAACGAACG
Coding sequences within it:
- a CDS encoding dihydroorotase, which gives rise to MSQGKGQDGKQHRGQLVLQGGRVVDPSQGLDGRRDLLVEDGVVRAVEESLEVPEGAEVFDASELVVAPGLIDMHVHLREPGFEYKETLLTGTRSAAAGGFTAVACMANTSPVNDNSSVTRHILAEAERSGFARVYPIGAISKGMKGEELSELGEMVRAGAVAVSDDGLPVKNAELMRRALLYARHFDVPVIQHAEDLDLTGPGVMHEGEWSTRLGLPGIPGASEDVVVARDLILAEDSGGRYHVAHLSTGRALRLVRRAREDGLKVSCEVTPHHLLLTDQAVAEYNYSANTKMKPPLRSEADRQALLEGLADGSIDVIATDHAPHHPDEKAVQFSCSPFGILGLETALPLSLDRLVHAGVISLSRMVDLLSCGPARVLGIPGGTLAPGSVADITVFDPEKETTIDVSKSESKSRNTPFDGWRLKGSPVATFLGGRRVTL
- a CDS encoding aspartate carbamoyltransferase catalytic subunit; its protein translation is MTWSRKDLLGIADLTPEEIQLILDTAEGFREVSQRPVKKVPTLRGKTVINLFFEASTRTRSSFEIAEKRLSADSINFSASSSALSKGESLIDTALNLQAMAPDVVVIRHMHPGVPHMLAERIAAGVVNAGDGAHEHPTQALLDAYTIRKRKGRLEGLKVAIIGDIEHSRVVRSNILLLTKMGAEVRVAGPHTMMPVAVEALGAQPVYSLSEALDGVDVVMMLRIQLERQSRMRMPSVKEYFHLFGLTPKHLALANDDAIVMHPGPMNRGVEIASEVADGPYSVILQQVEAGVAVRMAVLYLLLGLRDQEGEG
- the pyrR gene encoding bifunctional pyr operon transcriptional regulator/uracil phosphoribosyltransferase PyrR, yielding MQANLEPKVSLLDRQQMQRVIRRMAGEVVEMDGVEGLMLVGIRTRGVPLAQRMADAIEELEGVKVPQGVLDITLYRDDLSTIAPQPVVKATRLPEDIAGKLVVLCDDVLYTGRTGRAAIDALLDYGRPRAVRLAVLIDRGHRELPVQADIVGRNVPTARREVVEVLFDETDGSEEVRLMTRKEDA